In the genome of Christensenella timonensis, one region contains:
- the mreD gene encoding rod shape-determining protein MreD translates to MRYVVLTIMGVFGVLLSGSLLRDISVADIPLQIDLILLMALSFAVAEKSSMPIIFAAASGLLMDIMYSTIWGTYALCYTVTTALVVMFFRKAGRFNVLYLFVVGAGGYIIKELLMALLVFIQSARFSMPVMLVYNILPSAILTGGLMFIAYWLISRLMKLGWMRPRAAYHFDDI, encoded by the coding sequence ATGAGATATGTAGTGCTTACCATAATGGGCGTTTTTGGCGTGCTTTTGTCCGGCTCTTTGCTGCGTGACATCAGCGTTGCCGATATCCCGCTGCAGATCGACCTGATCCTCCTGATGGCATTGAGCTTTGCGGTTGCGGAAAAGAGCAGCATGCCCATCATATTTGCAGCGGCTTCAGGGCTGCTGATGGACATCATGTATTCTACGATATGGGGCACATATGCCCTCTGTTATACGGTGACGACCGCGCTTGTGGTGATGTTCTTCCGCAAGGCGGGGCGCTTCAACGTACTTTACCTGTTCGTGGTGGGGGCAGGCGGCTATATCATAAAGGAACTGCTGATGGCGCTGCTGGTATTCATCCAGAGCGCGCGCTTTTCGATGCCGGTGATGCTGGTATACAATATCCTGCCGTCGGCGATCCTGACGGGAGGGCTGATGTTCATAGCTTACTGGCTGATTTCCCGGCTCATGAAATTAGGCTGGATGCGCCCGCGTGCGGCGTACCATTTTGATGATATCTAA
- the mreC gene encoding rod shape-determining protein MreC, whose product MRNKPLVVTIVVVVILIILMVATGTGNKAADGANVVGGAFVPVQKFFYQISDSVGEFFDNVFNSGDVASEKQKLDSELQTIKGQMNDYDEMKAQNERLKEMLDYKQKNTAQELKVATIIGKNPGNWFDVFTIDLGINDGIAKDMPVITADGLVGRVEEVGLNWAKVMAVIDGRSNVPSIMERTREYGVVKGSISQDSLDASLYINYLPLDSDVIEGDKVLTSGLDGIYPKGLLVGTVESASQAGSTGVNVKIKAAVDFRRLEEVFVVVAVDGEATGGSTANETSGSGQAAQPEPSSTPGPGASESPAASGEVTG is encoded by the coding sequence TTGAGAAACAAACCGCTTGTCGTTACGATCGTTGTGGTGGTGATCCTGATCATCCTGATGGTGGCGACAGGCACAGGCAATAAAGCGGCGGACGGCGCAAATGTAGTAGGCGGCGCTTTTGTTCCCGTACAGAAATTCTTTTACCAGATATCCGATTCGGTCGGTGAGTTTTTTGACAACGTTTTTAACAGCGGCGATGTAGCGAGTGAAAAGCAAAAGCTGGATTCGGAGCTCCAGACCATTAAGGGGCAGATGAACGACTATGACGAGATGAAGGCGCAGAACGAACGCTTAAAGGAAATGCTCGATTATAAACAGAAGAATACGGCGCAGGAACTCAAGGTGGCGACGATCATCGGCAAAAACCCGGGCAACTGGTTTGATGTATTTACGATCGACCTGGGCATCAATGACGGGATCGCCAAGGATATGCCCGTGATCACGGCGGACGGGCTGGTCGGCCGTGTGGAAGAAGTGGGGCTCAACTGGGCGAAGGTCATGGCTGTGATCGACGGCCGGAGCAATGTCCCGTCGATCATGGAAAGAACGCGGGAATACGGTGTGGTCAAGGGAAGTATCTCGCAGGATTCGCTGGATGCATCGTTATATATCAATTACCTCCCGCTGGATTCGGATGTGATCGAGGGGGATAAAGTGCTGACGTCGGGGCTCGATGGGATATACCCCAAGGGACTTTTGGTCGGAACGGTGGAAAGCGCTTCGCAGGCGGGCAGCACGGGCGTCAATGTAAAAATCAAGGCCGCGGTGGATTTCCGCAGGCTGGAAGAAGTTTTTGTGGTCGTCGCGGTCGACGGAGAGGCGACGGGGGGCAGTACGGCAAACGAAACATCGGGAAGCGGGCAGGCCGCCCAGCCCGAGCCGAGCTCAACGCCCGGGCCGGGGGCAAGCGAAAGCCCTGCGGCTTCGGGCGAAGTTACAGGGTAA
- a CDS encoding recombinase family protein, translating to MDIYGYARVSAKDQNEMRQMVSLAAFPVERKKIFLDKLSGKDFNRPQYRRLLRKLKKGDILVIQSIDRLGRNYEEMIEQWRIITKEKQAHMVVQDMPLLDTRKGRDLTGTLIADIVLQLLSYVAQTERENIKRRQAEGIAAARGRGIRFGRPRKEIPPEFEGLRRLWMRGEISGREAARQLAVSHNTFFEWAKAGCTDWEI from the coding sequence ATGGACATTTACGGTTATGCGCGGGTTTCCGCGAAGGATCAGAACGAAATGCGGCAGATGGTCTCCCTTGCGGCTTTCCCGGTGGAACGCAAAAAGATCTTTTTGGATAAATTAAGCGGGAAAGATTTTAACCGGCCGCAATACAGGCGGCTGCTGCGTAAATTGAAAAAGGGCGATATCCTTGTAATCCAGTCGATCGACAGGCTGGGGCGCAACTATGAAGAGATGATCGAACAATGGCGCATTATCACCAAGGAAAAACAGGCGCACATGGTGGTGCAGGATATGCCGCTTTTGGATACGCGCAAGGGACGTGACCTCACGGGGACGCTCATCGCGGATATCGTGCTGCAGCTGCTCTCCTATGTGGCGCAGACGGAACGTGAAAACATCAAGCGGCGGCAAGCGGAGGGGATCGCGGCGGCCCGTGGCAGGGGTATCCGTTTTGGACGCCCGCGCAAGGAAATACCGCCGGAGTTTGAAGGCCTGCGGCGCTTATGGATGCGCGGAGAGATCAGCGGGCGGGAAGCAGCGCGCCAGCTTGCGGTATCCCACAATACATTTTTCGAGTGGGCAAAAGCGGGGTGTACGGACTGGGAAATTTGA
- a CDS encoding Maf family protein: protein MIVLASASPRRRELLSLLTEDFVVEPSNADESCDIPQATGMVRFLAHKKAADIFAKHPGDVVIGADTLVQAPGGEIFGKPKDLADARRMLEALSGSTHRVHTGVCVMYQDKVLEDVSTSEVCFAKISEAELGRYLEREDVMDKAGAYAIQGSAAKFVKSINGCFFNIVGLPVSMLYGMLTSLSVL, encoded by the coding sequence ATGATCGTTTTGGCGTCTGCCTCGCCGCGCAGGAGGGAATTGCTTTCGCTGCTGACGGAGGATTTCGTCGTGGAACCGAGCAATGCCGACGAGAGCTGCGATATCCCGCAGGCCACAGGGATGGTACGCTTTTTAGCGCATAAAAAAGCGGCGGACATATTCGCAAAACATCCCGGCGACGTGGTAATCGGCGCGGATACTCTCGTGCAGGCGCCGGGTGGGGAAATATTCGGAAAGCCGAAAGATTTGGCCGACGCGCGCCGGATGCTGGAGGCCCTTTCGGGAAGCACGCACAGGGTACATACCGGCGTATGCGTGATGTACCAGGATAAAGTATTGGAGGACGTAAGCACAAGCGAGGTATGCTTTGCTAAGATTTCGGAGGCAGAGCTTGGAAGATACCTGGAGCGGGAGGACGTGATGGACAAGGCAGGCGCTTACGCGATCCAGGGGAGCGCGGCCAAATTTGTGAAGTCGATCAACGGCTGCTTTTTCAATATCGTCGGCCTGCCGGTATCCATGCTTTATGGAATGCTCACATCGCTGTCCGTCCTTTAA
- a CDS encoding 4Fe-4S dicluster-binding protein codes for MLEPIIWSIIVLGGLGAVFGIMLGVASKKFAVEKDETAVAVRECLPGANCGGCGFPGCDGLADALAKGKAEIAACAVLSQEQAKEIAGILGVSVGQMKPKVARIMCLGSEGHCRDKFEYDGAQDCRAAYAIASGFKACRFACLGLGTCAKVCKFGAITMGPDGIAFIDEDKCTGCGRCVEQCPQSSIAVLERDIDVYVGCTNTDKGKAVTQNCSAGCIGCGKCVSVCPFGAIELSEGLAVIDPQKCRSCWMCVDTCPRKCILTTKSDMLAKISLQKCVGCTLCAKACPFGAIEGDLKQKHRVMADKCRGCGLCVDSCKAGAVEMVKK; via the coding sequence ATGTTGGAACCGATTATTTGGTCGATCATCGTGCTGGGCGGGCTCGGTGCGGTGTTTGGGATTATGCTGGGCGTGGCGTCCAAAAAATTTGCCGTGGAAAAGGATGAAACGGCTGTGGCTGTGCGGGAATGCCTGCCGGGCGCAAATTGCGGCGGCTGCGGGTTTCCCGGCTGCGACGGGCTTGCCGATGCGCTGGCAAAGGGTAAGGCAGAGATTGCGGCCTGTGCGGTGCTTTCGCAGGAGCAGGCAAAGGAGATCGCCGGTATACTGGGCGTTTCCGTGGGGCAGATGAAGCCCAAAGTAGCGCGTATCATGTGCCTCGGGAGCGAGGGCCATTGCAGGGATAAGTTTGAATATGACGGTGCGCAGGACTGCCGCGCGGCCTACGCGATCGCCAGCGGATTCAAGGCTTGCAGGTTTGCATGCCTCGGCCTGGGCACGTGCGCAAAGGTTTGCAAGTTCGGCGCGATTACTATGGGGCCGGACGGCATTGCCTTTATTGATGAGGATAAGTGTACAGGGTGCGGACGGTGCGTAGAGCAGTGCCCGCAGAGTTCGATTGCCGTGCTTGAACGCGATATCGACGTATACGTCGGGTGCACCAATACGGATAAGGGAAAAGCAGTTACGCAAAATTGCAGCGCAGGCTGCATCGGCTGCGGGAAATGCGTGAGTGTGTGCCCGTTCGGTGCGATCGAACTGTCGGAAGGGTTGGCGGTGATCGATCCGCAGAAATGCCGCAGCTGTTGGATGTGCGTGGATACCTGCCCGCGCAAGTGTATCCTGACGACGAAATCCGATATGCTGGCAAAGATCAGCCTGCAAAAATGCGTGGGCTGTACGCTGTGCGCAAAGGCTTGCCCGTTCGGCGCGATCGAAGGGGATTTGAAGCAAAAGCACAGGGTAATGGCGGATAAGTGCCGCGGTTGCGGTTTATGTGTGGATTCCTGTAAGGCCGGCGCTGTGGAGATGGTCAAGAAATGA
- the rsxA gene encoding electron transport complex subunit RsxA: MFIRILTILLSSILVNNFVLSRFLGICPFLGVSKKVETAVGMGMAVTFVMAMASLITWLVQYYILVPLGVGYMQTIAFILVIAALVQLVEMMLQKTSPGLYQSLGVYLPLITTNCAVLGVAILNITENYNLVESLVNGVGGALGFTLAIVLFAGIRERLELSAIPKPFQGFPIALITASLMSVAFMGFSGLV; this comes from the coding sequence ATGTTTATTCGTATTCTGACGATCCTCCTAAGCTCGATATTGGTCAATAACTTCGTGCTTTCCCGTTTTCTCGGTATCTGTCCGTTTTTGGGTGTATCCAAGAAGGTGGAAACGGCGGTCGGCATGGGCATGGCGGTTACGTTCGTCATGGCGATGGCTTCGCTCATCACCTGGCTGGTGCAGTATTATATCCTGGTGCCGCTGGGCGTAGGGTATATGCAAACCATTGCGTTTATCCTGGTGATCGCAGCTTTAGTACAGCTGGTGGAAATGATGCTGCAAAAGACGAGCCCCGGGCTTTACCAGAGCCTGGGCGTGTATCTGCCGCTCATTACGACGAACTGTGCGGTTTTGGGCGTTGCGATCCTGAATATCACGGAGAATTATAACTTGGTTGAGTCCCTTGTAAACGGTGTGGGCGGTGCGCTCGGTTTTACGCTGGCGATCGTGCTTTTTGCGGGCATCCGTGAGAGGCTGGAGCTTTCGGCGATCCCGAAGCCTTTCCAGGGTTTCCCGATCGCCCTCATAACGGCGTCGCTCATGAGTGTGGCCTTTATGGGATTCTCGGGATTGGTGTGA
- the rsxE gene encoding electron transport complex subunit RsxE: MDKKQMKGVFVNGILNENPTFRLVLGMCPTIAVTTSVTNALGMGAAVIFVLMCSNMLISLLRNFIPEKVRIPCYVVVIAMFVTVVQMVMKAFLPALDASLGIFIPLIVVNCIILARAEAFAAKNSVLPAMIDGIGMGVGFTCSLTIIAMVRELLGAGSLFGISVFGPDYPPALMFILAPGGFLVLGLLLALINKIVLQREKVRPKKKTEAVAEEGMK, from the coding sequence ATGGACAAAAAACAGATGAAGGGCGTTTTTGTAAACGGTATCCTAAATGAGAACCCGACGTTCCGGCTGGTGCTGGGCATGTGCCCGACAATCGCCGTTACAACGTCTGTGACCAACGCGCTCGGCATGGGCGCGGCAGTCATCTTTGTACTGATGTGCTCCAATATGCTTATCTCGCTGCTGCGGAATTTTATTCCGGAAAAGGTGAGGATCCCCTGTTATGTCGTGGTGATCGCGATGTTCGTTACGGTGGTGCAGATGGTGATGAAAGCCTTCCTGCCCGCGCTGGACGCGTCGCTGGGGATCTTTATCCCGCTGATCGTCGTCAACTGCATTATATTGGCGCGCGCGGAAGCGTTTGCAGCGAAAAACAGCGTCCTGCCGGCCATGATCGACGGGATCGGCATGGGCGTAGGGTTCACCTGTTCGCTGACGATCATCGCTATGGTTCGCGAGCTTCTGGGCGCGGGCTCGCTGTTCGGTATTTCCGTGTTCGGGCCGGATTATCCGCCGGCGCTGATGTTCATTCTGGCCCCGGGCGGGTTTCTCGTGCTCGGATTGCTGCTGGCGCTGATCAACAAGATCGTATTGCAGCGTGAAAAGGTCAGGCCCAAGAAAAAAACAGAAGCTGTCGCAGAGGAGGGAATGAAGTAA
- a CDS encoding RnfABCDGE type electron transport complex subunit G has translation MNKAKNDSIFNLVIRLVIITVCAGLILGLVYGITKEPIAQQELKKATEARQMVLSGAQEFRQVALEGMDYDKDAFADITEVYEGLKDGQKIGYTFAIVTKGYKPGLTLTVGLSMDGKVEGVEITSHDETPGLGANAVKPEFLEQFIGSDGPLTVGKTPSGAENEIQALTGATITSKGVANAVNLARDFAAQYLGEGA, from the coding sequence ATGAATAAGGCAAAGAATGACAGCATTTTTAACCTTGTGATACGCCTTGTGATCATTACCGTTTGTGCAGGGCTCATACTGGGGCTCGTGTACGGCATCACCAAGGAACCGATCGCGCAGCAGGAGCTGAAAAAAGCGACCGAAGCACGGCAGATGGTGCTGTCCGGGGCGCAGGAATTTAGGCAGGTCGCGCTGGAGGGAATGGATTACGATAAAGACGCATTTGCGGATATCACGGAAGTATACGAGGGACTGAAGGACGGGCAAAAGATCGGCTACACCTTTGCGATCGTCACCAAGGGGTATAAGCCGGGGCTGACGCTCACAGTCGGCCTTAGCATGGACGGCAAGGTGGAAGGCGTGGAGATCACGTCGCACGACGAAACACCGGGGCTGGGCGCCAATGCAGTCAAACCGGAGTTCTTAGAACAGTTTATCGGCAGCGACGGCCCGCTTACCGTCGGCAAGACGCCGAGCGGGGCGGAAAATGAAATACAGGCGCTGACCGGCGCGACGATCACAAGCAAGGGCGTGGCAAACGCAGTCAACCTCGCGCGTGATTTTGCGGCGCAGTACCTTGGGGAAGGGGCGTGA
- a CDS encoding RnfABCDGE type electron transport complex subunit D, with translation MQQELILSGSPHIKSGLSTSRIMLDVIIALIPACIAAVYFFGAGCIATIALCILSAVGCEAAIQYFTKRAVTISDLSAVVTGLLLALNLPPNVPWYIPVCGSAFAIIIVKQCFGGLGHNFMNPALAARCFLLISWPVAMTTFVAPFAGVDAVASATPLGVLHEGGTAIPPLMDMFLGKIGGSMGETSALALLIGGIYLLARRVISLRIPLSFMGTVALITLLTGHPEMILFELFAGGLMLGAFFMATDYVSSPSSPKAQIIFGIGCGAITMIVRLWGGYPEGVSFSILFMNLLTPLLDKVLKPKTFGEVQKVNE, from the coding sequence ATGCAACAAGAGTTGATTTTGTCGGGCTCGCCGCATATCAAATCAGGCCTTAGTACATCGCGGATCATGTTGGATGTCATCATCGCACTTATTCCCGCGTGTATTGCCGCCGTATACTTTTTCGGCGCAGGCTGTATTGCGACGATCGCGCTGTGTATCTTAAGTGCGGTAGGCTGCGAGGCGGCGATCCAGTATTTTACGAAACGGGCGGTCACGATCAGCGATCTTTCCGCTGTGGTGACAGGGCTTTTGCTGGCCCTCAACCTGCCGCCGAATGTGCCGTGGTACATTCCGGTGTGCGGGTCGGCGTTCGCGATCATTATCGTGAAGCAGTGCTTTGGGGGATTGGGACACAACTTCATGAACCCGGCGCTTGCTGCGCGTTGTTTTTTGCTGATTTCCTGGCCGGTGGCAATGACGACTTTCGTTGCGCCGTTTGCAGGTGTGGACGCCGTGGCGTCGGCGACTCCTCTGGGCGTGCTGCATGAGGGCGGCACGGCAATCCCGCCGCTGATGGATATGTTTTTGGGAAAGATCGGCGGCAGCATGGGGGAAACGAGCGCGCTTGCCCTTTTGATCGGGGGGATATACCTGCTTGCACGCAGGGTCATTTCGCTGCGCATCCCGCTTAGCTTTATGGGGACGGTGGCGCTGATCACGCTCCTCACCGGACATCCGGAAATGATATTGTTTGAACTGTTTGCAGGCGGCTTGATGCTGGGGGCGTTCTTCATGGCGACGGATTATGTTTCCTCGCCCTCTTCGCCGAAAGCGCAGATCATATTCGGGATCGGCTGCGGCGCGATCACAATGATCGTGCGGCTGTGGGGCGGTTATCCGGAGGGCGTATCGTTTTCCATCCTCTTTATGAACCTTTTGACGCCGCTTCTCGACAAGGTGTTGAAACCGAAAACGTTCGGGGAGGTGCAAAAGGTCAATGAATAA
- the rsxC gene encoding electron transport complex subunit RsxC, whose amino-acid sequence MGLTFVGGVHPLKSLHEGKKLTENRAIEEMPAGEIVKIPLSQHIGAPAKAVVAVGERVLMGQKIGQAQGFVSANVHASVSGTVKEITEIPGINGKPVPAVVIENDFADEQAFTPVENIDELSKEQIIETIKEAGNVGMGGATFPTHVKLCPPPDKKVNLLLINGAECEPFLTADHRLMTECPKRIIYGVKILMRALDVKKAIIGIEDNKPEAIGKMSAAIDTHAIRVAVVPTKYPQGSEKQLINSITGRVVPAGGLPMDAGVVVVNIASTKAIADAFYTGEPLLRRVVTVSGAVNTPKNLLVRLGVSAQEVLDYAGGCSSEPLKIVSGGPMMGLPVPTMDCVITKGFSGLLVLDKAYTKKEKESNCIKCGKCAEVCPMRLMPMMISASAMFEDFEKAEKYSALDCMSCGCCSFICPAKKPIAQNIKFAKDMIMVNKMKEKAKQEAEKREHAQE is encoded by the coding sequence ATGGGGCTTACATTCGTGGGCGGCGTTCATCCGCTCAAGTCTTTGCATGAAGGAAAAAAACTGACGGAAAACCGTGCGATAGAAGAGATGCCGGCGGGAGAGATCGTGAAGATCCCTTTAAGCCAGCATATTGGCGCGCCCGCAAAAGCGGTCGTCGCTGTGGGCGAGCGTGTGCTCATGGGGCAAAAAATTGGGCAGGCGCAGGGGTTTGTAAGCGCGAATGTGCACGCGAGCGTTTCAGGAACCGTAAAGGAAATCACAGAGATCCCGGGTATCAACGGAAAGCCGGTGCCGGCGGTCGTGATAGAGAACGATTTTGCGGACGAGCAGGCATTTACGCCCGTGGAAAACATCGACGAACTCTCCAAGGAGCAGATCATCGAGACCATCAAAGAAGCGGGCAATGTGGGCATGGGCGGCGCAACGTTTCCCACACACGTAAAGCTTTGCCCGCCGCCGGATAAAAAAGTCAACCTGCTGCTTATTAACGGTGCGGAATGTGAACCGTTCTTAACGGCGGATCACCGGCTGATGACGGAATGCCCCAAGCGTATCATATACGGCGTAAAAATACTGATGCGTGCGCTGGATGTAAAAAAGGCGATCATAGGGATCGAAGACAACAAGCCGGAGGCGATCGGAAAGATGTCGGCGGCCATAGATACGCACGCGATCCGTGTGGCGGTGGTACCTACGAAATACCCGCAGGGATCGGAAAAACAATTGATCAATTCCATTACGGGGCGCGTTGTCCCGGCGGGCGGGCTGCCCATGGACGCAGGGGTTGTGGTGGTAAATATCGCTTCGACCAAGGCAATCGCAGATGCTTTTTATACCGGGGAACCGCTTTTGCGCCGCGTGGTGACGGTGAGCGGCGCGGTGAATACCCCCAAGAATTTGTTGGTGCGCCTCGGCGTGAGCGCACAGGAGGTGCTCGACTATGCCGGAGGCTGCTCGTCAGAGCCGCTGAAAATCGTTTCCGGCGGGCCGATGATGGGCTTGCCCGTACCGACGATGGATTGTGTGATCACCAAGGGCTTTTCGGGATTGCTCGTCCTTGACAAGGCATATACCAAAAAAGAAAAAGAAAGCAATTGCATCAAGTGCGGCAAATGCGCGGAGGTCTGTCCGATGCGCCTGATGCCCATGATGATCTCCGCTTCGGCAATGTTCGAGGATTTTGAAAAAGCGGAAAAATACAGCGCGCTCGATTGTATGAGCTGCGGCTGCTGCAGCTTCATTTGCCCCGCCAAAAAGCCCATCGCACAAAATATCAAATTTGCCAAGGACATGATCATGGTGAACAAGATGAAGGAAAAAGCGAAGCAAGAGGCGGAAAAGCGCGAACATGCGCAGGAATAA
- a CDS encoding TM7S3/TM198-like domain-containing protein, translated as MSGIIPILILVVTLALAILYCFWGYRYLRVIMFLYAFFIGAYYSYTYLGGTFPDLGNWLWLICIGVGLLLAFLAFFFIKFAMFVAGGIIGLMLFDLLRNTFPEWFSSLNSLPLFLVGLTFFVLLGLLTFASRRHFVIIFSSVYGAYSLIHTAGALIGLCFNTALIGSITIGNYQDIFSSVNVFNQASIWVMVIPVVIFAIAGMIAQYRFTSSKAKH; from the coding sequence TTGAGTGGCATCATCCCGATCCTGATTTTAGTCGTAACACTGGCATTGGCGATTCTTTATTGTTTTTGGGGATACCGATATTTAAGGGTGATCATGTTCCTGTATGCGTTTTTTATCGGCGCATACTATTCCTATACCTATTTGGGCGGAACCTTTCCCGACCTCGGCAACTGGCTGTGGCTCATTTGCATCGGCGTCGGCCTGCTCCTCGCATTCCTGGCGTTTTTCTTTATCAAGTTTGCCATGTTCGTCGCCGGCGGCATCATCGGCCTGATGCTTTTCGACCTGCTCAGGAACACCTTCCCCGAGTGGTTTTCCTCCCTTAACAGCCTGCCGCTTTTCTTAGTGGGGCTCACGTTCTTTGTCCTTCTCGGCCTCCTGACATTTGCCTCCAGGCGGCATTTTGTGATCATTTTTTCATCGGTGTACGGCGCCTATTCGCTGATCCATACGGCAGGCGCGCTCATCGGCCTGTGCTTTAATACCGCGCTCATCGGCAGTATCACCATCGGCAACTACCAGGATATTTTCAGTTCGGTCAATGTCTTCAACCAAGCAAGCATCTGGGTCATGGTCATTCCCGTCGTCATTTTTGCCATTGCGGGCATGATCGCCCAGTACCGGTTCACGTCTTCCAAAGCAAAGCATTGA
- a CDS encoding folate family ECF transporter S component, with amino-acid sequence MSKISPKTLRLVYCATFIAIAVVVGSFLSFYVTETIKFNLAPVVVMFTGAVLGPIWGAAAGGISDLVSFLIGTANKPGPYFPGFTVTMILYGLLAGLLFYNRRQPAQVPGLSRIALGTVLIQTICSLLINSFWNYFLYGPTYLVVLTTRLPSTYIMCAVYVVFMCILIKNKPKMFKTLYNG; translated from the coding sequence ATGTCAAAAATTTCTCCTAAGACCTTGCGGCTCGTTTATTGCGCCACATTTATCGCCATCGCTGTCGTCGTAGGCAGTTTCCTGTCCTTTTATGTGACGGAAACGATCAAGTTCAACCTGGCTCCCGTTGTGGTCATGTTCACCGGCGCTGTGCTGGGGCCCATCTGGGGTGCGGCTGCCGGCGGCATTTCCGACCTTGTTTCTTTTTTAATCGGCACGGCAAACAAGCCCGGCCCATATTTCCCCGGCTTTACGGTCACCATGATCCTTTACGGACTGCTTGCCGGACTGCTTTTTTATAATCGGAGACAACCTGCGCAGGTTCCCGGCCTGTCAAGGATCGCCCTCGGTACGGTCCTCATCCAAACCATTTGTTCCTTGCTCATCAATTCCTTCTGGAATTATTTCCTTTACGGCCCCACCTACCTCGTGGTATTGACGACACGCCTGCCGTCGACATATATCATGTGTGCGGTATACGTCGTCTTTATGTGTATCCTCATCAAAAACAAACCCAAAATGTTTAAGACCTTATACAATGGATAA
- a CDS encoding epoxyqueuosine reductase QueH → MKIVLHMCCAPCSVACVKSLREEGMDVTGFWYNPNIHPYTEYRSRKNTAVEYAKTMGLPLVVHGEYGLRTFVAQVSPEFDKRCAYCYETRMEETAKYAAENGFDAYLTTLLVSPYQNHEMICETAERAAQKYGTRFLYRDFRPLFRAGQEEARSLGLYMQKYCGCIFSEEDRYRKKPKK, encoded by the coding sequence ATGAAGATAGTATTGCATATGTGCTGCGCGCCTTGTTCGGTGGCGTGCGTAAAAAGCCTGCGGGAGGAAGGAATGGACGTTACGGGGTTTTGGTACAACCCGAACATTCATCCCTATACGGAATACAGGAGCAGGAAGAATACCGCGGTCGAATACGCAAAGACGATGGGCCTGCCGCTTGTGGTGCACGGCGAATACGGATTGCGTACGTTCGTCGCGCAGGTGTCGCCGGAGTTTGATAAGCGCTGCGCCTATTGCTATGAAACGCGCATGGAGGAAACGGCGAAATACGCGGCCGAAAATGGGTTCGATGCGTATCTGACGACGCTTCTTGTCAGCCCGTACCAGAACCATGAAATGATCTGCGAAACCGCGGAACGCGCCGCGCAAAAGTATGGGACAAGGTTTTTGTACCGGGATTTCCGGCCGCTTTTCCGCGCAGGGCAGGAAGAAGCGCGTTCGCTTGGATTATATATGCAAAAATACTGCGGCTGCATTTTCAGCGAGGAAGACCGCTACCGCAAAAAACCAAAAAAGTGA
- the speE gene encoding polyamine aminopropyltransferase has product MAEILNDGWFFEYFTDNAKFGIKIKEHLVNTESEFQKIDFYESYEYGRFFTLDGFIMLTERDEFIYHEMLVHVPMAVRPQTKRVLIIGGGDGGAVRELVRYIGVEHIDMVEIDRKVVDLCREYLPLTAGKLDDPRVRLFFEDGAAFVKNTTERYDLILVDSTDPIGVGEGLFSEEFYRDCYAALSEEGILINQHESPYYEGDAIEMERAHKKLSAVFPVCRVYQFHMPTYASGHWLFGFASKGVQPTAFDAQAWNALGIRTKYYNTELHKGCFALPTYVRERLEKAKG; this is encoded by the coding sequence ATGGCAGAAATTTTGAATGACGGATGGTTTTTTGAGTATTTTACGGACAACGCGAAGTTCGGTATCAAAATAAAAGAGCATCTTGTCAATACCGAAAGTGAATTCCAGAAGATCGATTTTTACGAGTCCTATGAATATGGACGCTTTTTTACGCTGGACGGCTTTATCATGCTGACGGAACGCGATGAATTTATCTATCATGAAATGCTCGTACACGTACCGATGGCGGTACGTCCGCAAACAAAGCGCGTGCTGATCATCGGCGGCGGCGACGGCGGCGCGGTGCGCGAGCTGGTGCGCTATATTGGGGTAGAACACATCGATATGGTGGAGATCGACCGGAAAGTGGTGGATCTGTGCCGGGAATACCTTCCGCTGACGGCGGGTAAATTAGACGATCCGCGCGTGCGCCTGTTTTTTGAGGACGGTGCGGCGTTCGTAAAAAATACGACGGAAAGATATGACCTGATCCTGGTGGATTCCACCGATCCGATCGGCGTCGGGGAAGGCCTGTTTTCCGAAGAGTTCTACCGGGATTGCTATGCGGCGCTTAGCGAAGAAGGAATATTGATCAACCAGCACGAAAGCCCCTATTATGAGGGGGATGCCATTGAAATGGAGCGCGCCCACAAAAAGCTTTCCGCGGTATTCCCGGTGTGCCGGGTGTACCAATTCCATATGCCGACCTATGCTTCCGGACACTGGCTGTTTGGTTTTGCATCCAAGGGGGTACAGCCGACTGCCTTTGACGCACAGGCATGGAACGCGCTCGGTATCCGTACAAAATATTATAATACGGAGCTGCATAAGGGCTGCTTCGCGCTGCCGACATATGTCAGGGAACGGCTTGAAAAGGCAAAAGGATGA